CTCAGGTGTTTGGTTTACATCATTGGCGTAGAGGTTATGATAAACTCGAAGATAAATTGAAAATTTTAGGTGCAAAAATAGAGATTATACAGGAATAGGTATGCAAAAAAAGAAATTCAAATTAGATACATTTGTTGCAGTAATTTTAAAAAAAGACAATAAAATTCTTTTAACAAAACGTAAAAAAAACGGGTGGGGTAATAGTGAATATGCTTTACCAGGTGGAAGTGTTGATGGCAATGAAACGTTAAGAGTTGCAGCCTCGAGGGAAATGAATGAAGAGTTGGATATTATTGTTAATCCAGATAATCTAAAAGTTTTACACATATCTCATAGAAAATTGTCGCATGGTATTGGGGAAATTTTAGGTATATTTTTGCAAGCTGAAAAGTGGGCTGGTGAAGCTAAAAATATGGAGCCAGATAAATGTTATGAAATTGGTTGGTTTGATATTGATAATTTGCCGGAAAATACAGTAAAAGAACTAAAAATAGTGATACAAGAGATCAATAAAAGAGAAATGTACAGCGAAATAGGCTGGTAATAATTATTCAATATTAGCGCAAAGTTCGGAAACTTCTTTAGTAATTAAAGCTTGTCTAGATTTGTTATATTGAAGTGTAAGCCGTTCAAGAATTTTTTTTGCATTTGTGTTTGAACTGTCCATAGCCAAAAATCTGGAAGCGTTTTCTGCAATTAAAGATTGAAATAGTATTTCTGTAATGGAACTTTTGATATATTTTTCAGCAATAAAATCTAATATTACTTTTTCGTTTTGCGTTATGATTGGATCTAATTCTTTTGATAGGTTTTGTTCTTCTTGTATCTCTAAAACTGCCGGAATTAAAGTTGTTTTTTGTGGCCTTTGAATAAAAAAATTTATTAATTTGTTACTAAAAAAAACAACAGAAGAATATGTTTTATTATTTTCATAAATTTTATCAATAATTTTAGAACTAATTGTCTCCAGTAAACTATAATTTAGTTCATTAAAATTTAAAACAATTTCACCTAGATTTTTGGCTTCAATTTCTTTTCTGGCTTTGTTGCCTATGGCTATAAATTCAGGTTTTTGATTTTTTTCTATAATAAGCTTACGTTCCATAAAGCGGCTTAAATTTGAGTTAAAACTTCCACATAAACCTTTTGTCGAAGATATAATTATTATTAAAGGAGTTTGATCAAAAATATCTTCGGGAAATAGAATTTTATTATTCCATTCTGATTCCTGGAAATTAAGTATTTGAGTAAATGTATTGGATATGCTGTTTTTATATTCTTTTAAAAAATTGACTTGCTTGTCCAATTTGGCATATGACGCCATTGAAACAAGTCTTATAGCATGGGTTATTTTCTTTGTTGTCTCAATTGCTTGAATTTTTCTTCTTAACTGAGTTAATTGAGCCACTTTTTTTTCCTTGAAAACTTATTTGATATATAATATAAACTAAAAATTAGTTCAAAAATTCATTTTTTGCAATTATTTATAATAATTACCAGGAGGGTTTTATTTTGATTGTAATTATAGATGGTTATAATTTGTTAAAACAAGTTTTTAATAAAGTTAAGGGAAAGTTGGATATTCAGCGAGAACAATTGATTAAAGAACTTATTTTTTACAAAAAAACAAATGTACAAATAAAAGAAATAATAGTGGTTTTTGACGGTGGATTAAGTTTACATTCAGAGCGGCAAATTAAAAATGGGATAGTCGTAATATTTTCAGGACAAAAAATTAGCGCTGATGATTGGATTTTTGAATACGTCGAAAAAAATAAAAATAAAGAAATATTATTGGTTACCAAAGACAATGAGTTGAAGACCAAGTGTAAAAAATGCGGTGCTGATGCTATAGATGTATTTGATTTTTATGATATAGTTTTAAACACAATAACAGCGCAGGTTGAATTTAAATTTGATAAAAATGAAAATAAAATACAGAAAATTGAATCTGACGATTATGTATTAGAGCAATTATGTGATTTTAAACCCAAAAGCAGTGAGGCTTTAGATGTTTTAATGTCTCATATTGATATTGATTTTGCAAAAAAAGACAATGAGCCCGAAATTAAAAATTTTAAATCATTGAAAATACCTAAAAAAGAGAAGCAAATTTATAAAAAAATTAAAAAGTTATGAAAATATATGAAAATATTTTTTGAATTAAAAGATTTAGATAAAATAATTAAAGAATATATATTGCCATTTATGAATAAAAAGAAAATATTTTTATTCAAAGGCGCTCTTGGTGTTGGAAAAACTACACTTATAAAACAAATAATGAAAAATTGTGGGATTAAAGAGTTAATTACAAGTCCGACGTTTAATTATGTTAATAATTATAAATCTGAAAAAAATGTAGATTTTTACCATTTTGATTTATATCGACTAGATTCGCAGGATAGCTTTTTAAATTTAGGCTTCGACGAATATTTATATAAAAAAAATAGTTACAGCTTTATTGAATGGCCCGATGTCATACATAACATAACTAATAACATTGAGCTAAGAGACGAGATTTGTTTTTTAGAGTTAAGCTTTATTGACAATAATTTTGAAAAAAGAATGCTTGTTATCAGCTGATTATCAATTTGTTTATAGCAATTTATGAACAAATATAAAAAAAATGTTTATTTTTTAAAAAAAAATTAAAAAAAGATTGAAATCTTTATCAAAACATCTATTCTAATGTTGCGACTAAAAGTTAATGGGGAGATTCCCGAGCGGTCAAAGGGGACGGACTGTAAATCCGTTGGCTATGCCTTCACAGGTTCAAATCCTGTTCTCCCCACCATTTTAGTGGGTTT
This genomic stretch from Candidatus Dependentiae bacterium harbors:
- a CDS encoding NUDIX domain-containing protein, producing MQKKKFKLDTFVAVILKKDNKILLTKRKKNGWGNSEYALPGGSVDGNETLRVAASREMNEELDIIVNPDNLKVLHISHRKLSHGIGEILGIFLQAEKWAGEAKNMEPDKCYEIGWFDIDNLPENTVKELKIVIQEINKREMYSEIGW
- a CDS encoding F0F1 ATP synthase subunit gamma gives rise to the protein MAQLTQLRRKIQAIETTKKITHAIRLVSMASYAKLDKQVNFLKEYKNSISNTFTQILNFQESEWNNKILFPEDIFDQTPLIIIISSTKGLCGSFNSNLSRFMERKLIIEKNQKPEFIAIGNKARKEIEAKNLGEIVLNFNELNYSLLETISSKIIDKIYENNKTYSSVVFFSNKLINFFIQRPQKTTLIPAVLEIQEEQNLSKELDPIITQNEKVILDFIAEKYIKSSITEILFQSLIAENASRFLAMDSSNTNAKKILERLTLQYNKSRQALITKEVSELCANIE
- a CDS encoding NYN domain-containing protein codes for the protein MIVIIDGYNLLKQVFNKVKGKLDIQREQLIKELIFYKKTNVQIKEIIVVFDGGLSLHSERQIKNGIVVIFSGQKISADDWIFEYVEKNKNKEILLVTKDNELKTKCKKCGADAIDVFDFYDIVLNTITAQVEFKFDKNENKIQKIESDDYVLEQLCDFKPKSSEALDVLMSHIDIDFAKKDNEPEIKNFKSLKIPKKEKQIYKKIKKL
- the tsaE gene encoding tRNA (adenosine(37)-N6)-threonylcarbamoyltransferase complex ATPase subunit type 1 TsaE; this translates as MKIFFELKDLDKIIKEYILPFMNKKKIFLFKGALGVGKTTLIKQIMKNCGIKELITSPTFNYVNNYKSEKNVDFYHFDLYRLDSQDSFLNLGFDEYLYKKNSYSFIEWPDVIHNITNNIELRDEICFLELSFIDNNFEKRMLVIS